The genomic region ACAGAGTAAAACTTTTAATTGGCTTATTATGCAATTCGTTGAACATGGTGTGCGTCTGCTTGGGGACTCCGACATGGCGAGCACCCCGACGGCGAGGAACACGGATTAAACACATAGCTGACCAGGATGCAGATGTTGACAAAAACTGCCACCAAGATGGCAAGCCAGCCATTGCCAATTGCAGCGTGTTGCTTCTGCTGGCAAGCTAAACATTGCTAATCACCGGCCAGCACGGCTTGCTACTCGCATGATCCTGCTCGTCCTGCACCCCGCCTCGTCCCCCATCGCGTGTTGCAGCTCCTGTTGCTTCCCCCTGAGGCCTTGTTTGGTAGAGGTGGATTGAGGAGGTTTTGAGAGGTGGGGATTGAAGATGATTTGGTGAATCCTTCCCTTTCACCCAATCCTCTTAAATTCCCCCATTTCCCCAAACCCCTCACATACCCCTACTATTTGGTACATAGGGATTGGTACACTGGGTTTGCAAGATTACTATACTATagttaaaaatgcaattttgacaaCTTCCAAAGCTCAAAGAATCAGTGGCACTCAGAATCTTTGCTGCAGCCTCAGATGATTAATATTACCAAGCTAACATTAAGCAGTGGCACCCATGGCAAGAAATGAAACTAGCAAGATGGATGCAAGAATAAGAGGAGATAATTATTAACTGGTGTAAAACAATCAAGATATAACAAGCATATTATCATGGAGGACTAAAAATGTAATGTAAGAGTGAAAACTACAAATGATGCGATAATACTGAAATTTCATTTGTAGATGACTTTGTACAGGGTAAGTTTCATGCACATAAAGCATCCAAGATCATGATTTCCTGGTGTTTGGGGGACAAGAAAATACGTGAGAATTAGGttctgaaaagaagaagaaaatacagGCGACAGTGCATTTATTCAGAGCTTGTTCCTCAAACAAACAAGAATTGGCCAATTGAAGAGTTTGCAATGGAGACAAGGCCTTGATTTAGAGCAGTTAATTAGTCCCAATATATTCAGGTGATAGGTAATGATGAGAAGGATTCACAAAGCAAGCTAGCAAGATTCGAATTCAGGCGACAGGGAGCACCGATTGGGTGGCTTCCAACTTTCCTAGACCCTGACAACGATTATCCATCAAACGATATATCCATCCATCCAACGATTTTCCATCTAGTGCTACATATATCTCTAGATAGGCAGATCCACGACAGGGATTGACAGCAGTCACCAGGTGGAGCTGGATACGCATGGAGCTGGACAAGTTCTTCACTccatgggaggaggaagaaggcgtgtccCCCGCCACGGACCTAGGGTTTGCAGGGGAGGGGATGGAGAAGTGGAGGACTGGAGGATTCAGCTCGGGAAGAACCGGTGGAGGAGCGCGTCGACGatctggtggcggcggggcgatgaAGATCCGGCAGCGGGACTCCTCCTCTTGGTGGCGGCGGGACGATGCTCTGTCTCGGTGCGTCTCGCCCGTCTCGTTCCCTGCGGGTGCCCTCGAGGCTTGAAAGACGCGTGGATAGGAGGGGATCGAAGGGGGATCGAGGGGGTTGGGTTGTGCAAACCCCGTGAAACAAATGGGCCGCCAAAGTTTGTCGAGGTTTTTGAGCCCCGCGGGGTTAATCCTCTCGAAACCCTCTCGATCCTCCTGTATCAAACGAGGCCTGACGGAGGACTGCACCCCGCCACCGGGCTCGACCATGTAGTGCCTGAAGGGCCTGAACTCCTCCGTTGGACAGGCCTAAGGAAAGCTGAAGCTAGATGGCGTCGCCGACTGCCTGCGAGATGGGCCCCGGCAGTGAGTGTGGTGCTGCGTGGCACGATGGCAGCATGAGCTGCAGCTTGAGGTCATGCCGAAAGCTCATGCCACAGGCGCTCGGGATGGGACGTGGCACTAGGCGGCGACCCGATGAAAAGCCAGTGGTGGAGGCGAGGTCGCTGGGGGAGGTGGGTGGCCTAGGCTGCGGGTGGTCACCTAGGGGTGCCGGAGGAATAGGGTGGCCACAGAGTGGGGATGGCGCGGTCTTAGGGGGTGGCCCCAGATTTTACTCGGCCGCCTCCAGGAGGAGTAAATTTAGGGGTTGGATAGCCGGATGAGTAAAATTTATCCACCCTAGTACTTCGGCTATGTGCAGCATAAAGAAGGAAAATCCAATTTATCCTCCCTTATAGCCCGATAGAGGATCGGTTAGACTTGGTCTTActaagttgtcctttgttaaaatcaCTCATTATGCATGAATAACCTAAAGGTCTTGATTTTAAAGGGGCCTTTGCTTTTTAAACTTGATTTCAGCACGTCCAAAGACCGGTTTGGGTATTACAGGTGATGTCGTTCTGTTTGTTCATAACTGCTTCTAGTGCCCGTTTTTCCTACTAGTGAATATTGGTTTCGTGCATCGATTTGGGATGATTGCTTTGCTCATGGTGTACTTCGGCGAGTCGGGGTCGCTGGTCGCCTGCGTGCAGCTATGAAGTTATTCGTGCAATTTTTTTCTTAATTAATAAAAATGAAAGTCTTTTACCAATTTAACAAATCAATTAGCATTATGCCGAGGAGGGACTGAGGGAGGCCGGCCAAACTGGGGTTGACGATTGCCGACGCGGCTAGGCGAGCTAGGCCAAAAACAAGGAGCGCTCACACAGACAGAAATGGAGTGCACGCTGACTGACACTGCACTTACGCACATCGGCACATGGTCCTACCTATACGTGTTATCCTACGCACGCTCCGTGCCAACCCCGATGGACGTCTGCCTCCTCTTATCCGGTGCAGAGTCTAGTAGAGCGCCCGCCCATCGCGTGCTCCCATTTTAATATGACCAACGAGGCGACGCCACTGTACCTGTGCTCTGCCCCGCCGCACCGCCCCCCGGTTCTACCAAAACCACGGTCTTGCCTCCCACCGTATCAACTCGCCATCCTTCCCGCCCGCCGGTTGCGCGGTTTCCAGCAACCTATAAATCCCGCCGGAGCACCTTGCTCTGCCAATCTTAGCTCATCTCACTCACACTGCTTACTTGACTTCACTACCTAGCTCACTTCCTTCGGATCTCGTGCCACCAAGCTCTCTTCCACGGCCACGAAGATGTCTACGGTGACCGGTGCCCACCTAGACCAGAGGCTCGCCGCCGCCAAGCGCTGCTCCAGAGGTAACCAAAACGATGTCCCGCCGGTCCTGCCGGACAGCAACGCTCGTGTCCTTCTGCTGTCCGCGTCGCAGCCTATCCCCTCAAAACTTGATCGTAACTGACATGTCTCTGTTGATTTgaaactgcagaggctgccatgGCGGGAGCCAAGGccgcagccgtcgccaccgtcgcTGCCGCAGTCCCCACAGTAAGTAGCCATTCAGTTCTTCCACGAAATCCTTGCACGGTTCATAGCATGTCTCATGAATGCGTTATCTGTAACTTCAGCTGGCGAGCGTGAGGATGCTGCCGTGGGCCAAGACGCACCTGAACCCCGCCGGGCAGGCGCTCATCATCTCCACCGTCGCCGGGATGgcctacttcatcgtcgccgacaAGACCATCCTCTCCATGGCCAGGAAGCATTCCTTCGAGGACGCGCCGGACCACCTCAAGAACACCTCCTTCCACTAATTAGGCTATACTTTCAATAATTAGTAGTAGTGCGCAATAAACTACACGCCGGCCCGTACGGCCGTACGTGTCTGCTGAATGATACTAGTATGATGTTCAGCGAGAGAGGCGAGGCGATGCAGATCAGGCCTCGCGCTTCTATCCGTGCAAGCACTTATCTCATGAAGTTACCATGTAATCCAGCTAGTATTCTTGGATAAATGAATACTAGTATTTGTACAACTCTAGTTCATCTGCCATCACTCATCTTACATGTGGCAGAGCATAAAAAAAGAATCTCCGACGCCGACCCCTAAAACGGACACTATACCCGTTTGTGAGCCGGTCATTTGACGCTAATCCATCAAACGTCCAGGCACATTTCAAATAGATTTTAAGCAAACTAGATAAAGCTCATATAGATCAAACGATTTTCATTTAATCCAGGTCAAATTCATTACATTTTAGATATATTTCAACTAAACAAAACCGGACGACACTGTTTACCCCGGTCTAAATATTCGTCGGTCGTGGAGGCCTTCGTGTTCCGCATCATGTCTTTACCATGTCCGGCAAGTTCAGTGGCCGCAAGCTTTTGTGAAGTGAAGTGGCCGGAGGGGAAGAATATAACATCATGTCTTTACCATGTCTGGCAAGTTCAGTGGCCGCAAGCTTTTGTGAAGTGAAGTTGCCGGAGGGGAAGAATATAAGATGGGACACGACTCACATGGGACCCGAGACTTGCCCACATCATGTTCTTCCCGGCCAGAGTCCATCATGTGGACGTTGCCGGGCATGGATGGATCGGCCTCGTGGCCATTACGGTTAGGCACGAACCGTGCTAGCGGCGCGACCAACGAGGAACTGGCGACGTCTGTGATGTTTCTGCCCCATCTTCGTCCGTCTCCGCGTCGATCTCCATGAGCAGGGTGTTAATCGCCTCTTGCAGGACGCATTGCCGCCATCGCTTGCGAGGGATGTCGTGAACTGCGGCCAACGACCATGAGGCGAGTCCATTCAACATTTCCGACACGGAGGTTGTCTCATCTCCAACGACAAGTACAACCAGGATAGTTTGATCTATGTACGATGTAGTACGTGGTTTAATTTTATGTTCCATGATGTAGCATAAAAAAAGTAGAGGATGAGATTTGAGGTTTAGagtatctctagcagaccccgaAAACGAGGACCTGTAAACTCAGTTTAAAGTTCGCTCATTGCCTCGGATACGGGCCGAAAACCTCCGCGAAAGAACAGAAACCGTAAATGGAACTGTAAATTTTGAATTCAAGACTTCGCGGAAGAAATAGAAGAGTTCATAGTTCTTGATCAGCATACATAGTTCATACATACACTAAATTACACTAAATAGCTAGGAGGATAGGCAGCCACCGTAACCCTACAGTTAAAAATTGGCTCATCGGAGCCATCATGGTGCGGTGGCGACACTGCGGCGGCGGACATCATCAGTCGTCGGAAACGAGGTCGACGTAGATGTCGTCCCGCGCCTTCTTCTCGCGGCGCCGTGTGTCTTGGTTGTCGACGAACTCCTTCTTCGCGAGCTCCTGCTCGAGGAGGACATCGTCGAGGTTCACAAGGGATTGTCggcgcccctcctcctccccccgcaCACTGTGCACCATGATTGCCCACTCGAAGATGTccgcctcgccccccccccccccccccggggggggggatcCTTCGGCCCGATGACGCCACCGCCCGACAGCACCGGCTTCGCCTCGAGCTCCCGCTTCACGACGCAGATGGCCGGGAGATCCACCGGCTCCCTTTTCACCAGTGTGAGGTGCGGCGTGCGGGGACTGGACCCCCGATGGAGGAGGAGCCCGCACCGGCGGTCGTACTCCTCCATCTCACGGAGGAGGAGCGACTCCAGGGAGTGGAGGTCGTGGTTGGTGTACTTCTTTGCCGCGCGCTTCCTCGCGCCTTCAGCTCGGACACGCCGCTGGCGCTCGGGGTCGTCCCTCCCGCCGAAGCTGCGGCCGGAGCTCCACATTCCGCCCCACATAGTGGCATTCGGTGGCGGGACTGGACTCACCGGCGACGAGAAATAGAAGGGGGATTGGGGAGGATTGGGGAATCGCGGCGGcgggggatagggtttcgacccgtaTCGGCGCCGCGAACCCGTAGATATACCGCGTCCGGGGACGGCTTGCGGGCCACCATAAAATGTTTTACGGGCCGGGCGAGAATACGGGCTCTGTTCTGGACAAAAAAAATGGGCGAGCCCGTACAGTCGTCGGGATTTTACGGGTCTACGCGTTTTGAGGGGTCTGCTACAGATGCTCTTATGGTTGCAGCGAAAGATAAATGAAGGGTGACCCGGCTCTGTC from Triticum aestivum cultivar Chinese Spring chromosome 4A, IWGSC CS RefSeq v2.1, whole genome shotgun sequence harbors:
- the LOC123088019 gene encoding early nodulin-93, translating into MSTVTGAHLDQRLAAAKRCSREAAMAGAKAAAVATVAAAVPTLASVRMLPWAKTHLNPAGQALIISTVAGMAYFIVADKTILSMARKHSFEDAPDHLKNTSFH